The genomic DNA ACAGAAATAAGTACGAAATGAAGATGAatgattaagaaaataattaaatattaaataaaaataactaaatacatttaaatcaatcaatcaatcaaatcctTCTCATCTTATCCATATAAAGCAGAGATAGATACATCAATATAGTGAATCAAAGAATAATGACTAACCTGACTGATTAAGATAATCCTAATCACAAGGTAATAATACTTTGTGCTTTTGAAGAATCACAAACTGTCAGTCAGAAATGCAACAGCAGAAGGAGATACTGTGTGATATCAGGAGAGTACTCACGGCTCATCCTCCCTCAGGGGGATCACATCAGCCAGAGACGGGTACAGAGCCAACACTTTCTGCCAAAATGATGTGAGCCACGGGTCAATCGCAGCATCCGACCTggtttaagtacattttaaagtgaGCAAACACAACATCTACGGTTCTATTCCAGCTAGGAACATTTGTTGTTACTCATTTCCATCTTTCTCCCACAAGTTTCCAGCCTCACTCTATTTTGCCGATAAATGAATCACTTCTGGATAATGGACATTTCCATCAGTAAAAAAAGTTATGTGAAACACACCCGAGGTCATGTTGATCATCTGCCAGCCCGACAGGCAACAGCATACTGGCCCCAAGCTGCTGAAGGCGCTTATGAAGCTTCTTAGCCACAAAATTGAACCTATGGGTAAAAgtggtttattatttttagtgctTTTATTAAGACCATGAGTCACTGTCAATGTGTACTGTCCTGAAAAGGACTTACTTGGGATAAGAGGAATCCCCCAGGCCCAGCACGGCACAGTCCAAACGACTCAGAGAGCCAACAGGCAGAGACTTCTTAAAGACAAACTTCCAGAAGTTCTTGGAAAAAcggagacaaagacagaaaaaaaaccacatactAATTCATAGGGGTTTCATATTTCACTGTATCTGtatatattttgacaaatataaTCAGTCAGAAACAGCTA from Plectropomus leopardus isolate mb unplaced genomic scaffold, YSFRI_Pleo_2.0 unplaced_scaffold12302, whole genome shotgun sequence includes the following:
- the LOC121963733 gene encoding NADPH-dependent diflavin oxidoreductase 1-like; its protein translation is NFWKFVFKKSLPVGSLSRLDCAVLGLGDSSYPKFNFVAKKLHKRLQQLGASMLLPVGLADDQHDLGSDAAIDPWLTSFWQKVLALYPSLADVIPLREDEP